gctcatACATCAATCCTAGGAATGACATTTTGCGCCTCCATTTATACTATTTACCACCTCTTTCATATACTACTTGAACGTCAGAGTGCTAACATGACCGCAGGTACCCTTCCCCTCACACACAAAGGCTGGAATTGTCAAGctcaccatcatcatcaacattctACCGCTAGTCAAGACGCCGCAGTTCAGATGTCGACATTGCCATCTCAAGTCAATTATGAACGCCTAGACGTTCAATTGCTACCAAGTTACCTGATTCGTCCTCATTGATTTTAATAACATTTCAAATTTTCTACCcttcaatgtaattttacataaCATTTTGCTGAAAAAAATcaacacataaaaataggaacgaAATCTTAATATCAAATAAgttattctaaaaaaaaaaaagaagaagaacatCGATCTAACAAGGTCAAATTggttattttattaaaaaaaaaaaatcaaagaaaattatgttagtTTTTATAGTCGCATATTTTACCATAagatcttattattattattattttttattttttattttttttattttatgagataagatcttatttttatatgtattaGAAACTCAATATGGCCCAACTATTTTTAGAACTTATGCAatcagcttatgcaattttaaGGGATTATTGCATAAGCCAAGTTTGATATATGCACGTATGCTACCTTAGCAGACAAGTTACCATCTAAAGTGTTTTACAAGACAAATGGTCCATCTAAGGGattattgatgaattttttttagaagatGAATACTTCTTACTAGCTAAGATGAAAATTGTATAGCTTCAACATCGACACTTGAAAAGAAACAATATTCTAGTGATCACATTCTCGGACAAAATTTCTCGAAAAAGAGACTCTTTTTCCATTCGAAAAAATCTCTTCAGACATGAAAACTCCCAACACCACATCAAACCCATCCTTTTGGTTATATCTAGAGAAGGTAAGCAAGCGAGGAAATTGAGAACACAGGTTTGTATAACCAACCCAAATATCTTTCCAAAACCGATCCTTTTTTAGTGCATAAActtcttgtatttttttcttatatgatTTTATAATTAGTTTCTTTATTAGGACTTTGTCCCTTCCGGTTCATACAAAATAATGCTATATATGGATGTGTGTAATGTTTTAACTAATCACagaattttctttaattaaataattatacataTATTGCAGGATTTCAATTACtacatatatacacacacataaaATCTTGACAACAATTCCACAACATAATTATCATTATAAATATGACATATAATTAACAACTTGTGTTTAATTTGTAGGTCTATTCAACCTAAAAcaacttaatttatatattatagtatatggGTAGGAGGACTCTTatactttaatttattaatacatattatatttgccattaaaaaaactttattttctcATCACTAAAAAGTCCTGTAGTGATTTTTTGGTTGCAACATTATTCTTCATCAGATTTGTAGAGAATGTCCTCCAAGCTGGTCATTGGCTGCAATAATAGAtggaaaataaatacaatatgtTATAATTGATGAAATGTAGAAgcatcataaaataaaaaaatataatatactatTAAATAGAggacttatatattttttggtacaataaaaaaaaaacttatatactattaaatcttttattatAAAGTAGCAACACTTTAATTTGTTTAAggcaatttaatttaattcctCACCAATATCATTGAGTAATTTTCTGCTTCCAGGAATACTTTTATGAGCATTCTTTTTTATCCAAGGATATTTTGCATGGAAAGACCTCCAATCAACTTTAGACTCTGCATtattaaaaagagaaatttaAACTTACATGGAATGTAAAAAAAAGCATAATAGAAATTTGAAGGTATTAAATGGGTTGTTTTTGGAGGAAGATTAACATTTCAAGCAGATTTAAAGCGCATGTttggatttgattttttttttttaacttataaaaatagtctatgcaaataaataaatttttatgttgattcataaattttcactaacaaaaattgtatatttgtaagttttttatataaaaattgtatttttataagaattttatcataaactgtcttgaaaagcttataataatacataaaaatttatttatttcacataagttcaaaaataaacaCCGTCCCTAAAAGGTCAAAAGTGGATTTGCAAGACTTACAAAAAGTTATATGCCAGAATGACTCACCATTAATTTCTACACCGGTAAGGGGCTTAGAACTTTCAGATGCAGCAGCTGTATTTGGAACAAAGAAATTAATAGAAGATTAAAAAAGCtatctttagttttttttttttttttactaaagagcTATCTTTAGTTAGATACAAAGgaaatatttcattttgaaaaatattatgaataaaaccacaacttatataaaataaagataaatagtTTTTATCCTAAATTTGAATCTTTCCTACAACCTCAATAAAATTAGGAAGCACATTGCTTCTAACAAAGTCGTACTAAAAATTACCATTTCCTTACATTTAAATATTgcattagttatttttttatgaattttaaaataactagTAAATATGCATGGATCCAACCCTAGAAAATGGAATATCACATTTTAGAATGTAATAAGAGacaaatattcaaaataattgATGAGAAAATGAAGGGTTAATATTATAAGCACTTGCATAATTTATTATAGGTAGTTGACTTGCACgatctttatatttttcaactttATTAACAACTGTTgggaattgccttgaaaacgagaaaaaaacactaatatgctatttttttgccccgggcgaaaaaacccgtgccccgggcgaaatttgaagcaggaaaagggGCTCTCTGTTTTCTTGTCGCCCCAGGCGAAACAActggtgcctcaggcgaaaattttCGCCCCAAGTGAAAAAAGTGGTGCCTCGGGCGAAAATTGCTGtagggtatttaaagggtcacatttttctgttttttgacaacaagttttgagggtttctttcaccaaaacggcggctagggttaagagggttactcttggttcatctctaggttttgggtgttgattctttcatcttgtaatcacttatcattgaaatctcttggtcacgggaagagatttgggaaaagggtagaattagggttgaagtctaattcttgcaactcctTTGTAGtgaatctcgttgtaatcaagcttttctttgatagtggaacggagagtggctctctcccccatagtaggtcggttttgactgaactgggtaaacaattgcttcgtgttctttacagttttattacttatcttttgttcgtgattattattgctatttccacgttttgattgcttattcgattttctccacacatcaagattattggtgtgattattaaagaattcacaacaattgacgcccaccgtggggcaaaggatcaaacgaattaagtatcatgggttctaagtgggagattgagaagttcaccggtaaaaatgacttcggtttgtggaaggtgaaggtacgggcaatattaacacaacaaaagtgtgttgaagcattgttgggcatatcgaatatgccaaatactctctcgaacgcagaaaagagcgagatgaatgataaggctttgagtgtcattatcttgtgcctcgcggataatgtgttgagggaagtagctaaagaaaaaactgcgacggctatgtggaccaagctggatgcgttgtatatgacgaagtctttggcacataagcagtgtttgaaagaacggttATTTTTCTTTCGAATGGTGGAGAACAAGCCTGTGGTGGAGCAACTTTCGGAGTTCAACAAGATCATTGACGACTTGGCGAACATTGACGTGTATTTGGAAGACGAGGACAAGGCCTTTCATTTGTTGTATGCTTTACCCAAGTCACTTGAAAATCTCAAGGATGCGTTGCTTTATTGAAAAGAAGGTACTATCACATTGGATGAAGTTCAATCGGCTTTGAGAACCAAGGAgttgacaaagttgagagactTGAGGGTTGATGATAGTGTGGAAGGGTTAAATGTGATGAGGGATAGAAGTGAGAACGACGGTAGAGGAAAGGGGAAGAAATATAGGTCAAAGTCTAGGCCAAAAGGTGATAATGGTGGCAGGTTCAGATGCTTCTATTGTCAAGATCcgggtcacttcaagaaggactaTCCTCAGAGAAGGGGCAGTGGTAGTTGGTCAGCTCATGTTGCcgttgatgaggaggaaggcTATGATAGTGCGGGAGCACTCATAGTCACCAGTTGACACTCATAGCTTGctgatcagcctggagaggcggtggtaataatactcaacatctgCCTGGAGAGGCgttggtaataatactcaacatcggcctggagaggcggtgaaataatactcaacatcagcctggagaggcggtggtaagaATACTCAGTTACAAGGTGGAagacatagtggatataccggtttaaggttttggtggaggaatctcggtttgaggtggaggtataccaaagtggtatggctatgAAGACCTTGTGTGGAAGTAATGGTGATCAAGCTTGGTAACTTGctagactgctggaggtagttggacacaaggagagtttgaggttgcagctggtgaaaccacctaaaaattccaaggttggttggaggcaagcatatcttcaagagtacggaaagctacaatccggggtttgaagaTGGTATGGTTTAGCTTGTGTAttgtcctaaaaatccaagggcaattggaggcaagcatttttcgggagtacggagaggtagactccgggggCCGAAGAGGGTGTGGTGTAAACAAGGGGAGAGAgtagcacggtggttgatgggaagttggcatcaccatcgttttaaaggcaaggtggagattgttggggaTTTCCTTGAAAACGTGAAAAAAACACTAATTTGCTGTTTTTTCGCCCCGGGCGAAAAAACCCGTTCCCCGggcgaaatttgaagcaggaaaagggGGCTCTCTGTTTTCTTGTCGCCCCAGGAGAAACAACtagtgcctcaggcgaaaaaaGTGGTGCCTCGGGCGAAAATTgctgcagggtatttaaagggtcacgtttttctgttttttgacaacaagttttgagggtttctttcaccaaaacggcggctagggttaagagggttactcttggttcatctctaggttttgggtgttgattctttcatcttgtaatcacttatcattgaaatctcttggtcacgggaagagatttgggaaaagggtagaattagggttgaagtctaattcttgcaactcctTTGTAGtgaatctcgttgtaatcaagcttttctttgatagtggaacggagagtggctctctcccccatagtaggtcggttttgactgaactgggtaaacaattgcttcgtgttctttacagtttattacttattttttgttcgtgattattattgctatttccacgttttgattgcttattcgatttgctccacacatcaagattattgatgtgattattaaagaattcacaacaacAACTCAATGAAACGagtaaaattcaaataaatattaTCATCCTTACCAATTTTTGGAGCCTTCCCGTTAATTTCTAGGTCCTTTTGATCATCCAATGCCTCTGTTAAATAAATTGTAAATGAGATatgacaaaaattaaatagtttatGCGTCTAATATGTATATAAACAATTCTGatataaatgtattttatattttaatcttcTTTACTTTTCATAAATATCTTTTTATCATTACTTATAATAGTTGATTTTTTTGAATGGTCTTATAAGAGGTTGTATTTGGATCAAAGAggttgataaaaataatatgaaaagtAACTTAAGTTAGATGTTTTTTTTGCAAGAGTACCtccttttttgacaaaataacgAAAGAGTACCTCTTAGTATAATGCttattaaaacattgaatattgccaataataaaaaaacacacaagTTTCTATAAGGATGACAATTGATGAATAACAAGAAAGTTCTTGAATTTGcatgattaacaaaaaaattatatgtccGAATGACTCACCATTAATTTTGTGATCAGTAAGGGGATTAGGAGGACTTTCACAAGCAGCTGTAATTAGATCAAAGAAATTATGAATTATTAAGAAAAACTTAAGTtagataaaaattcaaataaatatttatgtttAAAGAATATTGCTAACTACTGAATGAAGAAGagtcaaattcaaataaatatgATCATATGGTTGTATCACCACTACTTTATTATATCATGGGAAGTCACATTATAACTCTTACCAATTTTCTGAGCTTTCACATATTCTTGGTCCTTTTGGTCATCCAATGCCTCTTCTGAATtgtaaaaaatatgtaaaaaaaagtaaataatttatGAATCTAGCTTTTATATGAACATTTCTGATatgtttatctttttattagtaccttttatgataaaattattttcccCCTATTTGTTTGCATAAGGACAATTGGCATTTTTCTAACCCATTCATAAAGACACACACACCATAAGAAACTTTCTAACATTGTgtcacatatataatatatattattttttatattaagattTTCTCTAATAGGTAGGAGTAACCCTTTCAAGGACTTTTGATGATATAttatagtccaaatacattaaatatacaattaatttaaaaaatataattttgcttataaaatattaCGGATGAAGTATATGTCAGAATGACTCACCGTTAATTTTGAGACCAGTAAGAGGATTAGGAGGACTTTCACAAGCAGCTATTATTGGatcaaagaaattaataaataatcaataaaacaaTCTTTAGTTagatacaaataaaataattatgtaTGAATAAAAACCACAGcttataaaatttgaaagattaatagtttaaatttaaagtaaACTTAGTAAGGGAAAATTAGAAATTGCCAGAATTGTTAACTAATTACAAATTAATTAACCTAAATTGAGTTGTAATAACATAGAGGTATAATTTAGTTAGAAGCTTAAGGGTATaattctttgagttttgaggAAAAAAACAGTTACATCTCTCTATCTCCCTTCTTCCCAACGAACTAAACCTTTCATTCCCAAAACTTTCATCTTTCTCATGATCCTTGCCTAGCTTTCTTGCATGTAAGCAATTCCTAGAAAAGCAAATTTCAATCCACTTAAAAGGTTTATTGGGAAGAAAGTAGAAGTTAAAGCTAGTAGAAGAAAAGGGTTAGAAAACCCACAAGCACTGAAGAATTTCTTcttcataatcatcatcatcgtcatcatcatcgtcgtcgtcatcatcatcTCCTTCTCCCCCTACTAGAATCACTCTTAAAATGTTAAGGTGATCAGTTCTTattaagtttgattttggtttgtGACTATAATTAGATATGAATTTAGTTTTTAATCAGCTCTATAGCTTTCTATTAGTAACGTTAATCCTAGAAAGTACTAGTAATTATTCAAGATGTTATAATGATACTATGAAAGAATTTTGACAATATATGAATTAATTTTAGTTATgcaaattgtttaaaattatatttcgATGTTTTATTGAGAATATAAAGTTTATTGTGCACTATAAAGAAGAGATAATATGGTTAATCTCGTTCAGCACAACGAATAAATATTGTGATTAGTATTATTCACCACAATGAAGAGATATTGTGATTTATGTgcgagaaagaaaaataataatttggttTTACAATCTTTTTTAAGTTGcctatgaattttaaaaatgagCTTACATTTTGTTATAAAGTTGTTCATTTTCTGAGCTGTACGAATGAGaatatagtatttaaataaattttgatgattaattttttattttgggatgTATGAATTAAAGTTTGAAAACACTTCCGAATATCATAGCTCTATATTTTGGAAAGGTATAGTGTATTAAACTTTTCATACTAAATATGATGAGTTAGTGTTAACTAGTTTATGCACCAGTTGTAGCCATGACCATGAGGTTGGGTCGTGACAGTTGCattcttttttttaagacaatttACATTACTTATTACTTATTaggtttaattgatattttggTCCTTGTAAGTTATCGTGcttttgtttttaatctttgtattttttttttgaggaatTCATCTTGTAAGTTAACGTGTTTTTGCTTTTAGTCTCTAAAGCTAAATTTCGTAGGAAAATCCGCAGGAAACatgcaaattttaaattcacaagaaaattcaaagaaaatttCGCAGATTTTCCTGTGAATTTTCCTAGGGATTTTagctttagggactaaaaccaaaagatTTTAACATACAAGTATTATTGATAGTTGACATATATCATCGAATCATTTATCAGCTTAgagaaactaaaaacaaaaacacactAACTTACTCGGACCAAAAAAACCAATTATGCTTTAGATAGTTGACGTATATCATTGAATCATTTATCTAACTTTACTAAGTACTCAATAAATTCTTGCAAAAAGAATACTAGTaattagtcaataaaaaatagtcaaattCAAATAAGTATTGTAACTAACTACTACATTATTAGACCAAAGGAAATTATGTTATTATAACTCTTACCAAATTTATGAGCCTTCACATATTCTTGGCCCTTATGGTCATCCAATGCTTCTGCTATAAATTGTAACGAAATATGTGAATAACGTTAATAATTACACTTCTGGTATGATAaaaaattttctatttattttttatttttggtcaaatttttctATCTATTTGTATAGGGACAAATAACATCTTTCTAACCCATTAATTCCAACTCTAGAAAAAAGGAATGAgtaattttaaaatgtaaatagaacaatataaaaatatttaataatcacaTAAGGTTAATATTTTACGCATTTGCATTAATTATTAGGAGCGATCGCGGTGCAGTTTGGTTcgattttgagcataaaagtcatcctatcCGAGAGATAAAAATACATGGAGTTTGGTTTAGTttggttggtttttaaaaagtcatccaaaccaaaccaaaccaatgcggatTGGATTGATTCGATTGATTCAATTCACAACATAACATTTCagtatcaaataattttaaacataataaaaaaaaactcgaagttccaaaataacatttataatatcaataaaagttgtttatccaaaataacattatagtaccttacaattttaattatacTAAAAAAGAACTTGAAGTTCCAAAGTACCgatataagttatttttctaaaataacattacaagaCCAAAGTAACATTAcagtacaaaaaatatttttgaagttCCGAAGTAATACATCATTATGACTCAAAAATATAACACATTgcggtttgatttggttttcttaattaaatgaaaaccgtcaatcaaaccaaaccatgtggtttagtaaaaatatcatcccaattcatccaaaccaaatgcaatTTTTGCAGTTTTCAATTTGGATTGGTTCAGTTTGCGATTTTTCTTTTAGATTAGTTCGGGATACAATCATCCCTAGGGTAAATGACAGGTCTGGATTAGATCAAGTAACTGCATCATGCAATTAGTGTTTTTACCCGTCCAACCTGAAATCGACGTCTGAGAttatttatagttgattttattaatatgtAATATTGACTGTCCGATTATAAATGGACGACCAGGATTCAAAACATCGTGAAACAACGTACTTGTTTAACGACATGCAATCATTATTCGTAAATGACTTATATCATCTAATTACTTTGCAACTTTactaagggaaaattggtcaaacaaagttgatgtatttagtccaatacACCAACTTTCTTTgactaattttttcttatattttgggacggagtaagTACAATggtcaattttaaataaatgttaGCATTGTCACTACTAATTAATTATACAAGTAGAAAATTAAGGGATTATGATCTTTACCAAACTTATGTGCCGCCTTAAGATATTCGAGGACCATTTCCTCATCCAATGCCTCTtctgaattaaaaaaaaattgtgaaaatagtaaataatttatgtatcaAACTCTAAAGTGTAAACTgacaaatatgaaaattattgatgaaaaaaaaatgaaaggttAATATTAAGTACTTGCATTACTTTTTTATAAGTAGTTGACATATATCAACTAATCATGGCCATGGTTGTGTCACCACAAATTAGACTATGGGAAATTAAAGTATTATCATTCTTACCAGATTTATGAGTCTTCACGTATTCTTGGCTCTTTTGGTCATCTAATATCTCTTctgaattttcaaaaatatgtgAAAAACAGTTAGTTAATTCGTAGGAGTATTTATTTAGGATGTTAACATAAAGACTCGCCATCTACTCCCCCATTTcgttaaaataaagaataaagaatagaaattaataaaataatataaaaagtaa
This portion of the Trifolium pratense cultivar HEN17-A07 linkage group LG3, ARS_RC_1.1, whole genome shotgun sequence genome encodes:
- the LOC123916815 gene encoding nodulin-25-like isoform X12, translated to MVYSNSYMFLGIGVFVILSSHALANHLASEPLIYDVYKMPPEPPTYPEINGEALDDQKVDQEYVKAQAKEEALDLNEQKVVEYNAQKIEEALGEQKALEYVTAQKLAACESPPNPLSNSKINEEILDDQKSQEYVKTHKSEEALDEEMVLEYLKAAHKFAEALDDHKGQEYVKAHKFAACESPPNPLTGLKINEEALDDQKDQEYVKAQKIAACESPPNPLTDHKINEALDDQKDLEINGKAPKIAAASESSKPLTGVEINESKVDWRSFHAKYPWIKKNAHKSIPGSRKLLNDIANDQLGGHSLQI
- the LOC123916815 gene encoding nodulin-25-like isoform X13; the encoded protein is MVYSNSYMFLGIGVFVILSSHALANHLASEPLIYDVYKMPPEPPTYPEINGEALDDQKVDQEYVKAQAKEEALDLNEQKVVEYNAQKIEEALGEQKALEYVTAQKLAACESPPNPLSNSKINEEILDDQKSQEYVKTHKSEEALDEEMVLEYLKAAHKFEALDDHKGQEYVKAHKFAACESPPNPLTGLKINEEALDDQKDQEYVKAQKIAACESPPNPLTDHKINEALDDQKDLEINGKAPKIAAASESSKPLTGVEINESKVDWRSFHAKYPWIKKNAHKSIPGSRKLLNDIANDQLGGHSLQI
- the LOC123916815 gene encoding protein FAM50A-like isoform X7, which translates into the protein MVYSNSYMFLGIGVFVILSSHALANHLASEPLIYDVYKMPPEPPTYPEINGEALDDQKVDQEYVKAQAKEEALDLNEQKVVEYNAQKIEEALGEQKALEYVTAQKLAACESPPNPLSNSKINEEILDDQKSQEYVKTHKSEEALDEEMVLEYLKAAHKFAEALDDHKGQEYVKAHKFVGGEGDDDDDDDDDDDDDDYEEEILQCLNCLHARKLGKDHEKDESFGNERFSSLGRREIERSACESPPNPLTGLKINEEALDDQKDQEYVKAQKIAACESPPNPLTDHKINEALDDQKDLEINGKAPKIGKDDNIYLNFTRFIELLIKLKNIKIVQVNYL